The Prunus persica cultivar Lovell chromosome G7, Prunus_persica_NCBIv2, whole genome shotgun sequence genome has a segment encoding these proteins:
- the LOC18771003 gene encoding defensin Ec-AMP-D2 has product MEGSKRMFSTVFILVLLFVAIGTGPMVAEGKVETKETSRTCESLSTKFKGPCIRSSNCANICEEEGFKGGKCVGFRLRCTCTKNC; this is encoded by the exons ATGGAGGGATCCAAACGTATGTTTTCAACTGTCTTCATCCTCGTCCTGCTCTTTGTGGCTATTg GGACGGGTCCAATGGTTGCTGAGGGCAAGGTCGAAACAAAGGAGACGTCGAGGACTTGTGAGTCTTTGAGCACGAAATTCAAGGGACCTTGCATCCGATCAAGCAACTGTGCAAATATTTGCGAAGAAGAAGGCTTCAAGGGAGGCAAATGTGTTGGCTTCAGGCTGAGATGTACGTGCACTAAGAATTGTTAG
- the LOC18769976 gene encoding defensin Ec-AMP-D2, whose translation MEGSRRMFSTVFILVLLLVAIGTGPMVAEGKVETKETSRTCESLSTKFKGPCFRSSNCANICEKEGFKGGKCVGFRLRCTCTKNC comes from the exons ATGGAGGGATCCAGACGTATGTTTTCAACTGTCTTCATCCTCGTCCTGCTCCTTGTGGCTATTg GGACGGGTCCAATGGTTGCTGAGGGCAAGGTCGAAACAAAGGAGACGTCGAGGACTTGTGAGTCTTTGAGCACGAAATTCAAGGGACCTTGCTTCCGATCAAGCAACTGTGCAAATATTTGCGAAAAAGAAGGCTTCAAGGGAGGCAAATGTGTTGGCTTCAGGCTGAGATGTACGTGCACTAAGAATTGTTAG